Within Brachyhypopomus gauderio isolate BG-103 chromosome 4, BGAUD_0.2, whole genome shotgun sequence, the genomic segment CGGGTTATGTTATTGATGTGTGATTGAAATGATAGAGTGCTGTTGAGAATGACACCCAGACTCTTAACCTGAGGGGAAGGGGAAACTGAACAGTTATCGATGATTAAGGAAAAACTGTTAACTTTGGATAGTGATGCTTTTGTACCTATGAGAAGAACCTCAGTTTTATCACTGTTTAGTTTAAGGAAATTTGTAGTAAACCAGGATTTTATTTCTGCTAAGCAGTCTGTGAGGGTGGAAGTCTGGAGGCTGGGGGACGGTTTACTGGAGAtgtagagctgggtgtcatccgcatagcaatGAAAACTGATATTATATTTACGGAAGATATTGCCAAGGGGAAGGAGGTAGATAATGAAAAGAAGGGGGCCCAGGACAGAGCCCTGGGGCACACCTGACGTAACAGAGGAAGGCTGGGATATGTATGATTTAACCTGGATGACCTGAGTGCGGCCAGAGAGGTAAGATTTAAACCATTTGAGTACGATATGACGTAAACTGATGGAATATAGCCTATTGAGAAGGGTGGTGTGACAAATGGTATCAAAGGCCGCACTCAGGTCGAGAAGGATGAGAATAAAAAGCATGTGGAAAATTTCAACAACACTACCAGGATGAATTAAAGATTGCTTTGTGCAATTAAGCAGTTTCCATCACTGCAATGCTCTTCTGTATGCAGATTTCAGTAATAGGAATGTAGTGGCTCATATTTAAACAATATATTACCCTTGAGAAAAGAAGATCATGTAGGTCTTCAAAGTGCATGGCTACAGTGACTGTTAATGTATTGGTATGttatgatttgatttgatatgagAATATGAGCTGTCATGTTACATAACAAAGAAGGTAATACATTTGCTTGCTAGCACAAGCTTCTGTTCTGAGTGGCATTTTAGCAAACAAACGTGAATTACATAATTTCAATATTCATATGTGCAGTTTGTGTAACATTTCCAGGCATTTTGGCCTGAGGCGTGTGTTGCTGTATTGCTCATACCCACCTGACTGCATGTTTTGCTTCTTTCTTACATTCCCTTCAGCTGACTCCTGTGGTCTGTCTTCATTCCCACTTCTCGTGAGCTGTAACCTTCCCAAAGGGTTGTACAGAATGCTTGTTCAGGTGTTTTCACGTTAAAAGGgcaaatgtgtatgtgtgtgtgttagagagagaacgagagagagtgagaggtgggTGGGGTACAGTAGGAATGGCACATCTGAGATTTGTTGAGATATTAGATTAGTTGCTCTTTGTGTGTCAGCGGAAAAttccatcttctctctctctctccctctctctctctctctctctctctctctctctctctctctctttctctggtaAGGCACCTTGATGACATTTAAAGAATGTCTGAAAGAGAATGTGAAAACACGAAGGGCAGCAAAATCCACAGTCCGCTTCCCCGGGGTTGAGAGGGACACAGAGCCCCCCTGGACCACTGCAGTTAGTGGACAAATGAATCAATCCTCCCAGCCTGGTATCTCACAAGTCTGCTAAGCCTGTTTCAACACTTAAAATTAAAACAGTAAAAACCTAGAGAGTCTGTAACATGCCAGGAAGTCAAATATTAAAAGGCTTATTTTTCCCACTTAAATCTTCAATAATGAAGGATCTTTGCTAATGGTAACACACAATCTTGTTTTGGCACATAGCTGACACTTAAATTTATTGGCCACGTTATTAAGTAGAATGTAACCAGGCACAGGGCAGCTACGCCGTAGCCCGCTCACTACTGGGGTGTTTAGAGataatttgtttaaaaaatttaaattgaTGTTTTGACTGTGTGGATGAGCCCTTAAATTCATTTAACTTTGTGTGTTCAGCAAACAACAACCTCTGGTATTAAGACTGTGATAGGCATGGAACATGCAGGAACCCAAGCAAGTAAACCTGATTCTCAGACTGAAGAGTTTAATGGAAAGAAACATAAACAAGGTCTAAAGAAATCCAACGTAACATGAGTGACCGACATGACGTCATGCCCACAGAAAGGGCTTAGTAAGCAACAACAGAGCACAGGTGACATTGTGAATGAGACTCACCATGAACCATCTGTGTGGGGTGTAGCATATAACCAAAACATGAACAAAAGaataaaacataaacaaaaggCCATATGGATGGAACCACCGTCATACGGAGACCGCAGGTGAGGGCACAAATTAATGTCTTCAGTTGAAGAGTTTAATGAAATGAAGGCTGTGACACTGAACACAAGCATGCACTAACCACAACTAAAGGAAGCCAACATAACATTAGCAACTGACAGTTGGTCATGCCAACACGATGCCAACATGAGATAACGACTCGCAAGTCACGTCGCAAATGAAGCTCGATCCTGTGGGTGGTGTGGCACATAACCAAAACAGACAACACATGGAGTAGAAAAGCGCAGCAAATACCAAGTGTCCATGTGGACGGCACCACCACCAGACGGAGGATGCACTGTCAAAGAAACATCCACCTACAGGCAATAATGCAGGTGTATCTGAATTGTTAAAGAACACTTAAGCTGTCTTTGCATCCTGATGGTTGTCACTACAACCAATTCTTTAAGGGAAATAGTGAAAATGACCTGTACTCTGTCATTAGAAACACAAAAATTCAAGATGGTTGTATGAAAGGCCTCTTCAGCAAACATAACAGGGAAAATTAGTTCTGTCGCTGTGCATGACTAAGACCATCTGCTTTACAATGAAGGAGAGCTGGAACCCATGACCAGGTATGTATATGCAAATACATATTTACAGATATATCATACATTTGATGTATTTTatacaacccacacacacctgagtagTTAATTTCTACAGAATGACACCAACCCCTCCTACTAATAcataaatctgtattctccccAAAACCAAAAATTGCTTACACCCTCAACCAACAGACTCAGCATGGTTGATCTTATTGGGTGTCACTATTTAAAGCAGTCTTACAGATGTGCTTAACAAAGGCCATCCTCAACTTTATCTGctcatttattaatgtgtattaATAATATCCAGCTAACAACTGGATATTATTTCTAAACCACATCACTCCTGAAAGAAACGTTATAACATCATGATGTTATATGTATTACCTAAAGCTGTAGTTTGTAAAGATTCTAAGGTTTTTTCTGGTCCCACTGTACAGAAAGACACTGTACAGGGAAACACCCAGGTGGAGTAATGGTTACTGTTTGTGGCCCTGTTGCTATGGTGTTGATACAGGACAACAGGACACTCCCCAGTGCATCATGGGATTCCCtgcattttttttcctttgaatAGCAGTTACACATCAAGTCctttatgtatttgttttgaCATGTTGTAGATTATTGTTCTTTAGTAGAGCATTAAATCTGATAATAGATCTGGTATTAGATTATGACAGCTGTGTTCTGTGGTCTGTATAGGTTGAGAATGGCTGACATAATGGAAGAACATAAAGATAAAACAGCAGAAAACTGTCAACACTGACAGGATACTGTCAAGACTATGAGGCGGAGCCTGAGCAAAAGGGGTGGAGCTGACTGATGGTTCGATTGTCACTCACTCGAATACGGCTTTCACTCTGCAGAGTGTTTTTGACCTTAATAAATGCTCTGTCCCCATAGCTACACTTAATTACCTACTTCAATCCTCACCTCAATTCATTTTCAGTACATCAGAATTCACTACTCTTACTCATGTTTTTAATTGAAAAGAGAGCAGCCTTTGCAAATGCTTTATAATCGTATTAATGTCCTCTGATGGACTACAAAACCCATCTTGCATCCATTTAACCTGAATGTTAAACTCTTGCTTTGTGTCCTGCAGTACAAACCACAATTTACAGGGTGGGCATTTGGTTGTTGTAGTTAATGTTTCACTATTCCATTATTTCTTGCAGTAAAACATCACCACTGCTGCTTAGCTGCATCCCGTCTTTAATCAAACCTTCGACAAatcttgttttctgttttactcATTTAGAAGGACTTCTGTTAGCATGTGATCCATGACCCCAGGACAACAAAGTTTGCACATAACTGAAGCAACACACAATTATGTTAGTTACATTTAACAAAAAATTCTTACAAGGCATTATCTCAGTTCAGTTATACACATTTACACTATATGGTAAGTCTACATGTAGTACATACTCATGGTATTTGTATGACATGGTAAGTATGGAATATGGTATATATATAACCCTTGTTCAGATTTTAGGTTGCTGGGATTAGGCTCCAGACCCATTAGAAAGTGTGCCCCCTGAGCACTAATGTTGCATTATAATATCGACATTTATATTTCTATTATAGGGACTTTAGAttgcccccccgtgaccccgactagcgggattaagcggttcagataatggatggatggatggatagattaAAATATTCCAGAGCAGAATGTATCAATAAAGAACTGGGTTGGACTGAAATAAGAAGCTAAAAATCTCTATTTATAAAGCTATCAAATCTCCCAGGCTGAGCCAGGACGTTGCTGGGTCTGGCAGATTGACACCTGTATTTGGAAGAGTCTCTAATCCCTAAACTCGTCTCATGTGGAAGAACGTTCTACTGGGATCAGCAGAGTTTTATGCAGGCGGCATCATTTACTATGTATATTCTTGATGTTGTATATGAAAGTACCTTCAACAACTGATACCGATCTGGACACGATCTGATCTAGATACCGATCTGGACACAAACCTGTTTATCATCTTCACAAGCCTTTTATGGTTAAGTGTATTTGGAGTTTGTCTATGCATTTACCATACTGTTGATCACAATACCAACACTAATCTGTACCACTTCTGATATATTACATTTTGTGCACATTTCAATTGATAGAAGCTTTTACTATATACTGTCACTTCAGTTCCTTTCTGGTCTCTAGCTCACACCAAACCCAGGAAAATAAAACCGACATGCTGGGATGCCCTGGTCCAAACAAGCCACCCTAAGTGATTATGCTGCTCACCCAAGTTTGAGTTTTGGGCTTGTTTTTTGGACAGGACCCTGTGGACTTTGGAAACTGTCTGCATTCCTGCTCCAGTATAAATAGATTTTTGGAGCAGTTTGAAGTCCCAGTGGCTTTTGTGGGATGGGGCAGCTTTCTGATCACTTATAACCTTGTCCCTGTCTTGATTTGTTTATCACAGAAAGCCACGTTTATTTCCAGCAGATTTTATAATAACTGCTTAGAGATGACATGAGTGCAGTAATGAAAACATTCATGAAGATACACTTAAGGCTCTactaaaacaataaaaacatttgaattTTGGTTGCACAGCAGGTCTAGATTTGGAGTATGCAGTTTATGGGATTTCATAAAACCCTCACAGAACTTGTCAAAACTATGCCACAACCACATCAAGGCATTATTTCATTAGCCAACATTTCTCAGCTTAGCCAAATCATTTGAACATTTATTCCCCAGAGACAGAAGGGACATCACTGTTGATGACTGTTGACTTTTGACTCAAGTTCTGCAATTAACTGATAAATTTGGCCCTCCCGCATGGAGCACGTCTGGGTTTACATTACTAACAGAGAGTGTGGAGAAGTGGGCATGGCCTTTAGCACTGTTGTGGTCTGATAGCCTCTGAGGTGATCTGCAGTAGCCCTCTGTCCTGTAGGACAGATGTTTGGAATCAGGCAGTTCAGAAAAACCTGTTTTAGACAGGCCTGAAAATAAGCTATAACAGCCTTAAGCTTTAACCTGTCAAGTGTACTGTAAATTCGTCTGTCAAGTATATGGTGAATGATTTGTTAATAAGTGGAATTTATGTATACTTTTGTTTTCTCAAGGACTGCTTTTGGCAAACATGCTCGCCCTAATCCCTCCTGTTCTGTGGGCTGGTAAAACGGGCACATGAACAGTGAGGGGCAGCAATCCAACATACACCAGGTTAAGTTGTGGAAAGAAAAATGCAGTGAACCATTAAGAAAAATGTGATGCGTCTTTTTTGGTACCTGTTAACTCACTGACATATGAACGCAAGACTGCCCCCTGCAGTAAATACTAGAGATCTGCAGTATGAACAGTAGCCTCGTGGTCATGCCATACatgaaaaaaagtaaaaatggCAAAAGAAATTTGCACAAGATACAGCTTACTTTCTATTTAAAAGTCAAGAATTGAAAATTTGAAGGCATCCCAGACACTTCTTAAGTTGTTTTATGAtgaaaatgtataaattaaaaTTCTATATATAAATTTAAAGTATTTGaacaacatctctctctctctctctctctctctctctctctcacacacacacacacacacacacacacacacaaacatgacacacacataagaaaaatatagacttaaaaaacagaattaatacAGCCTTTCAAGCTCATGTTTAAATCAAATAACTTGGCTGACCCAGGTTTAGGCCTTTAAATCAGAGTGCTACATATGTTCAACCTGCCCTCACACTGTAAGATGCAAAATTGCTGATTCATATTCTTGCTCCCAGCACATTTTAGTACCTGATTTACAAGCTATGTGTTGTGCTTTCTGGCTCTAAAATGTATGGATTAGCCTACATGTCAATCATGTTGCCTTAAAGAAATTAAACGTATGCCATCTGGTGGTGAGAATAGTGCTGGCTGTGTTATTATTTAACTGTAGGTTTTGCCCTTGAAAAAAAGGTGAGAGATTCAAATAGCTGTGCTCAATCAGGTGAGCACTTCTCAGCTATGTGAACCCACCGAACCTTATTATAGCTCATGAGAGCATAGTTATGTGGATAAGTGCTCATTCCTGTGCCTCGAGCATAATGGGTAGTGATTTAGGACCAATGTGTTCTGAGAGAAAAACTGATGTCCTTGAGGTAAAAGATTAGTTACACAGGAACAAAATGGGTTGATATgaagagtgggagtagtgaacacacacacacacacacacacacacacacacacacacagtgttcacAAAAGGGTGTGAATTTGTTCCTGGTACCTTGTTGAGTTACTCAGATGGATGGAAACTCTCTCTAAACTGTATTTTCTTCATATGCCCAGTACTGGAACTAAAGCTAATGTAAGTGTGACACCATTTCCTCTCCAGCAGTATTCATTTTCTGTCGCTAGAAAAACACTTTTAATGTCTGTTGTGCAGGGAAAACAAGAGACATTGTGAAAATATCCTTGTTTTGTGAATACTAAATCCTGCACAAAACCCAAGAGTAACTAAATATATGCATCATATTCATAGTTAATTTTGTTTCGTAATAGCTTGTACAGTGCTGGCAGTTCTAGAGGAGCAAACTGGTTAGATGTTTAATCAGGCAACATCAGGAATAAACATtcacattgttaaaaaaaaggaacatgttgtttatttttaaactgtCACAGTCAAAATCAGAGTTATTCCGCAATATAATTTGCATCAGTAAACCTGGAGTGTATTATAGCTCTCTACTTCTAATACATTACAATTGCGTTACAACATTGCGTTATGATTTATATATAGAATGTGCAACATTGAAcacaaagaaatatgtcacCCCAGTTAGTGACCTTTTCAAACAACTATCCCAGTGAATGTTTTAGTTCTCTCATCATAGTATCATGTTTTGCTTGATCATATATGTTTTGCTTGATTTCTTTGCATTGTTTGTGAAGTAAGAAAATCATATCTCTGGTAGTCTGGTTCACTGTTACACACAACAGTTTGGAATCTCTATAGTTCAGTGGAAAAACTTTTAATgtacaataaaaaaatacagcTAGAGGTTTAATATTTGAAACGCAGTGGTAATTTTAAAAAAGATTTTTCATAGCTTAGTAGTTTCTGATGAGTCACAAACAGACCTGATTTCTGAGACACATAAACATATAAACTAATGATGATGTTTTGAATGACGTCCTGTGAGAAAGCTACAAATTTGCCGGTCGCTACACAGCAAGCAAATTATTATCTTGACCCCACTGTTTTTGTCCTGTGTTCAGATGACAAAACCATCTGACTGGTCCAACCTGACACAGCACCTGCAGGACTCCCTGTCAAACACGCTCAGTGACATCCTAGACAACTGGCAGAGGAACTTAACGCAGGGCGAACGCAGCCTGGACGCCCGACTGGCTGAGGAGAACTTCCGCAACGTCATCTGGTActtggtggtgatgatggggaTGTTTGCCTTTATTGTGGTGGCCATCCTGGTGAGCACAGTGAAGTCGAAACGCAGGGAGCACTCAGACGACCCGTACCACAAATACATTGAGGGAGAGTGGAACTCGCAACCGCCGATTCAAGCCTTCAACCAGAGCTTTGTCATCTCCAACCCCACCCACAGGACCTTTGATGGCCTTTGCTCACCCTGACAGACCCTGGGGAAGTCAGATGGGCTTCGAGTGTCAGCTTTAAATGCAACTTATGATAAAGACCTTTAATCCATTGCAGTGCATTTGTCTGTGTTGCTACCTGTTTCTGTTTATTAGTAGTAATTGTACCTTAATTTAACGTCCAAGTATATACTGCAACATATAGCATTTGAAGCAGAGTTGAGAATTAAAAGCATCCCAGTCATAGAAAACACGTCACCATGTAGCTTCAACTCTGACCCCCAGCTGATAATGCCAAGCAAAGAATATCACGTCTTGTGCCTGCTAAGATAGAAATAACCTCAATCTTCTTCTTCAAGATTACTGCACATATTCATCTATAACTGTGTAATCTATAactgtgtctatatatatatatatatatatatatatatatatatatatatatataatctataaCTGTGTAATTCAAATCACATTAAAACGCCATGATTGCATCCCCCAGTAATTGGTATATGTGGTTACAGATAATGACAGCATAAATAAACATGTGCAATAACCCTACAGTAGAGCTATACCGCTTCTGTGTGAGTACAAACAGGTTTAGAAGTCCTTGTGCAGTTGCACCAGTGTGCCTGTGAGGAATCACTCTCACTTCAGAAAGACTCCAGGTTTGTCCAGGCTCCAGGGGTCATAGACAGGGTCACGGCACCAGATCTAACAGGGAAATACTCTATCTCTGGCTCTTCCCAATTAAGGAGCTAATTGGCCAGCTGTCCAACAGAAATGACTCTTAAAGGATTCACGTCATCACTTTAAATGCTTATGTACATGCTCATGCAGGCAGAAATTCAAGCTGAACTCACTGCATTTGTATAAGTGGCAACACACAGGAAGTTGTCCATGGCCCGAAATGGAAAATTATTAATAATGTTTTATCTTCAATGGGATAATTTCCCCCAAAATTTGAATGTGTAATATATGAACAATTAACATATAAAGACAACAGATATTTGGCTCTTTCAGATTCGTGGTTCTCTTCCAAACATTACTGCCCCCCTAAGTACAGCAGGATCTGGTTACAGTACAGTATGCCGAGATACACCAGGGCTTTGTCAcggtgtgcacgcacacactcaacacatgcATAACTCTTTCCTGGAGCTTTGTGTACTTACTGATTACTCTCCAGTCATACAAAGGAGATTAAACTTGGGAAACCTTATCAAATTCTCTTTTGTTCCTATCATGATGAATGATTGTTCTGTGCACACAGTCTTCAGCAGCCGTCCTGGCCCTGGCTGTTTGACTACAGTATTTTTAGCCCTGAAACAACTGGGCTCCTAAAAAAGGgcccagggagagagacagtgggccGCTGCTATGTAAggtatccctctctccctcaccctcaacCGTGCACAGCAGTGGCCCAGTGCTTTGTCTCTAGGTTGTAGTGAGAGCAAGGAGCGGCAGAGGATCttgggagactgggagagaggcaGCCTGAGGAGAGCGTCTTTACCATTGGTAAGGTGCATGAAGCCAAGAGGATATTTGAACCATGAGCTGactat encodes:
- the LOC143511567 gene encoding potassium voltage-gated channel subfamily E member 2-like: METLSKLYFLHMPSTGTKANMTKPSDWSNLTQHLQDSLSNTLSDILDNWQRNLTQGERSLDARLAEENFRNVIWYLVVMMGMFAFIVVAILVSTVKSKRREHSDDPYHKYIEGEWNSQPPIQAFNQSFVISNPTHRTFDGLCSP